In Allomuricauda ruestringensis DSM 13258, the following proteins share a genomic window:
- a CDS encoding RagB/SusD family nutrient uptake outer membrane protein: protein MKTITNTKFKMIRVFVLFFLTFSSCDEEVLELSNPEQFTLETYFKTPDQIVQGTNAAYAAFFQHWIGSYQWPEIWDVLGNETEATAGALGSYHEVPIIQMRAYQHNQFNRTVENLWRMYYMMILRSNLVIDSADAYLAENDANELVIRSRGEAYFLRGWAYFNLANLWGDVPLRLSFDQSENVDAPLSSAEDVWAVAESDLKIAQSLLKEVGEIPDTELGRATKGSATGLLGKLYLYNDRLPEAEIELAKLEGHYDLLPAEDYLYNFGEINENNIESVFEFQCTYAGQGGSTAMFTNVEGGSAPFLNNMMQQLHSWNGWPNWKFQPEKTEVFIYDDESGTEFIDPRGAETFYGGVAGDDTWCDYCPENPNRPYDFEGLQYFWKKKNNRETRPDETGPGAGGAASGNNVRIMRYADVLLMRAEIQLMQGNAPGCVDFINRVRRRFGIFEYNAANYSDSEVFELLKREREIELMGEGSRFRDLKRWGILEETLNPEFQDKYGTQPVNASHYFFPIPQGELDTNFGI from the coding sequence ATGAAAACGATAACAAACACCAAGTTTAAAATGATAAGGGTATTCGTCCTTTTCTTTTTAACCTTTTCTTCATGTGACGAGGAAGTTTTAGAACTGAGTAATCCAGAACAATTTACACTAGAGACATATTTCAAAACTCCAGATCAAATTGTTCAGGGTACCAATGCAGCTTATGCGGCATTTTTTCAACATTGGATAGGAAGCTATCAATGGCCCGAAATTTGGGACGTATTGGGCAATGAAACAGAGGCGACTGCCGGAGCTTTAGGGAGTTACCACGAAGTTCCAATCATTCAAATGAGGGCATATCAGCATAATCAATTCAACCGCACAGTTGAAAACCTTTGGAGAATGTATTATATGATGATTTTGAGGTCTAACTTGGTCATTGATTCAGCTGATGCTTATTTGGCAGAAAACGATGCCAATGAACTTGTGATTCGATCACGGGGGGAAGCTTATTTTTTGAGAGGCTGGGCCTATTTTAATTTGGCTAATTTATGGGGGGACGTACCACTCCGATTGAGCTTTGATCAATCTGAGAATGTTGATGCCCCACTAAGTAGTGCCGAAGATGTTTGGGCCGTGGCCGAAAGTGATTTAAAAATAGCTCAATCGCTTTTAAAGGAGGTTGGAGAAATTCCTGACACCGAGCTGGGCCGTGCGACCAAAGGCTCGGCGACCGGTTTACTTGGTAAATTATACTTGTATAATGATAGACTTCCAGAAGCAGAAATTGAATTGGCTAAATTGGAAGGACATTATGATTTATTACCTGCCGAGGATTATCTGTACAATTTTGGGGAAATCAATGAAAACAACATTGAAAGTGTCTTTGAATTCCAATGTACATATGCAGGTCAAGGGGGTAGTACCGCAATGTTTACCAATGTTGAAGGTGGTTCAGCTCCGTTTTTGAACAATATGATGCAACAATTACATAGTTGGAACGGATGGCCTAACTGGAAATTCCAGCCAGAGAAGACTGAGGTTTTTATCTATGATGATGAGTCTGGTACAGAATTTATTGACCCAAGAGGAGCGGAAACCTTCTATGGAGGTGTGGCAGGAGATGATACATGGTGTGATTATTGTCCAGAAAACCCGAATCGTCCATATGATTTTGAAGGCTTACAATATTTCTGGAAAAAGAAAAACAATAGAGAGACCAGACCTGATGAAACCGGTCCAGGTGCGGGTGGTGCCGCTTCAGGTAATAACGTTAGGATTATGAGGTATGCCGATGTCTTGCTTATGAGGGCTGAAATCCAGCTTATGCAAGGAAATGCGCCAGGATGTGTCGATTTCATTAATAGAGTTCGTAGACGTTTTGGCATCTTTGAGTACAACGCGGCGAACTATTCTGATAGTGAAGTGTTTGAGCTTTTGAAACGTGAAAGGGAAATTGAGTTAATGGGCGAAGGTTCAAGGTTCAGAGATCTTAAAAGATGGGGAATATTGGAAGAAACGCTTAATCCTGAATTTCAGGATAAATACGGAACTCAACCGGTCAATGCAAGCCATTACTTTTTTCCAATACCTCAAGGAGAGCTTGACACTAATTTTGGAATATAA
- a CDS encoding FecR family protein has product MKKNITKLLLGTISEKEIMELQDWLENPNNQKILEAYVRDYHDLNLATLKNDLDEAYSKVNNRIGDETKPIKRLFPDWMKYAAAVIVLMALGLIYQKGFFSTEDQYVLVPKEDTITLELNNGIVQSIDASGNKEYRDREGNVVYVQKQGLIQYSKVTENEVLLYNTLLVPNGKTFQIELSDGTRVQLNAGSSLKYPVNFLEEGLRKVFLTGNAYFDVAKNTANPFVVSVDELDVKVLGTEFNISAYEEDENIDVVLVEGAVNMAGKNQSQALVELVPGQKGSFDPNSKDVLVEEVDTSLYTSWRQGSLVYRELAFNKILKKLERHYNIEIVNNNVELGEEVFNARFDRMEIEEVLGYFKDIHDIDFAVENNKVTIN; this is encoded by the coding sequence ATGAAAAAAAATATAACAAAGCTTTTACTTGGAACGATTTCAGAAAAAGAGATCATGGAATTACAGGATTGGTTGGAGAATCCAAACAATCAGAAAATTCTTGAAGCTTATGTTCGCGACTATCATGATTTGAATTTGGCCACATTAAAGAACGATCTTGATGAAGCCTATAGCAAGGTAAACAATAGAATTGGTGATGAGACCAAACCGATTAAGAGACTTTTCCCAGATTGGATGAAGTATGCTGCTGCTGTTATCGTTTTGATGGCACTGGGATTGATTTATCAAAAAGGCTTTTTCTCCACAGAAGACCAATATGTACTTGTCCCAAAAGAAGACACTATTACTTTGGAGTTGAACAATGGAATCGTTCAGTCCATAGATGCTAGTGGAAATAAGGAATATCGGGATAGGGAAGGAAATGTTGTTTATGTACAAAAGCAAGGTTTGATACAATATTCAAAAGTAACTGAAAACGAAGTCTTATTATATAATACTTTGTTGGTGCCCAATGGAAAAACTTTTCAAATAGAATTATCCGATGGCACCAGGGTTCAATTAAATGCAGGAAGTTCTTTAAAATACCCAGTAAACTTTTTAGAAGAGGGGCTTAGGAAAGTATTTCTTACTGGGAATGCTTATTTCGATGTTGCCAAAAACACTGCAAATCCATTCGTGGTCAGTGTTGATGAGTTGGATGTGAAAGTGCTCGGTACGGAATTTAATATTTCGGCATATGAAGAGGATGAGAATATCGATGTTGTGTTGGTTGAAGGAGCCGTAAATATGGCAGGAAAAAATCAGTCTCAAGCTTTAGTTGAACTAGTCCCTGGACAAAAAGGGTCTTTTGACCCTAACTCGAAAGATGTGTTGGTTGAAGAAGTAGACACAAGTCTCTATACTTCATGGAGGCAGGGAAGTCTTGTGTATAGGGAGTTGGCCTTTAATAAAATCCTAAAAAAACTTGAACGTCACTATAATATAGAAATTGTCAACAACAATGTTGAACTTGGGGAGGAGGTATTCAATGCGCGCTTTGATAGAATGGAAATTGAAGAGGTTTTAGGGTATTTTAAGGATATCCACGACATCGATTTCGCAGTTGAAAACAATAAAGTGACGATAAACTGA
- a CDS encoding RNA polymerase sigma factor produces MTEIEAVVAMKGGDQMAFKYLFNLFYDRLVAYITTYTHDKIESEEIVQQAFISFWENKSKLDETKSPKSYLYAIVYNKFINSIKKSKKQNELLNQIWERALANRIEEDTDALQLRIQKMQQVIEALPPKCKEIIVMNKIQGIKYKDIADQLGISVKTVESQMRIAFTKIREAFKENDPLLFLLFK; encoded by the coding sequence ATGACGGAAATTGAAGCGGTGGTTGCCATGAAAGGCGGCGACCAAATGGCTTTTAAGTATTTATTTAATTTGTTCTATGATCGTCTTGTTGCATATATCACAACATACACACATGACAAAATAGAATCTGAGGAAATTGTACAACAGGCATTCATTAGTTTTTGGGAAAATAAATCAAAGTTAGACGAGACAAAATCCCCGAAATCATATCTCTATGCCATTGTCTACAATAAATTCATAAATTCCATTAAGAAAAGTAAAAAGCAAAATGAACTTTTAAATCAAATATGGGAACGTGCTCTTGCCAACAGAATCGAAGAGGATACGGATGCTTTGCAATTGCGTATTCAGAAAATGCAACAAGTTATCGAAGCATTACCTCCAAAGTGCAAGGAAATCATTGTTATGAACAAGATACAGGGCATAAAGTATAAGGATATAGCAGACCAGTTAGGAATCTCCGTAAAGACGGTAGAGTCACAAATGCGCATTGCTTTTACCAAAATACGGGAAGCCTTTAAGGAGAACGATCCGTTGCTATTTTTACTTTTTAAATAG
- a CDS encoding SMP-30/gluconolactonase/LRE family protein → MKKVSILTKFGLNQITRYILPITMVLISGCTSQSDIPFPVEVGVKPESVTKGFAGNYYVTVMNGGEEGDGEVVEISTSGIKVFAEGFNEPKGIVHLDDHLYFSDLTRIWKVDKDGNATIFIDKEDFPEEVLYLNDVAVDAENNGIYVTDMGATKYMRDENNELWPLDSEKAKLVPQFGRIYHLALDGQVSIAQDTSPLMLNPNGVGVDNNGDIMVGAFFLGNFLVKKDGELTPLKGLFRGADAVEQDSKGNYYVSSWAAGTVWKIDGKTEESTVLIDGLQSAADFYLEEDKGRLLLPDMLAGKVYEVDINR, encoded by the coding sequence ATGAAAAAAGTGTCAATCTTGACCAAATTTGGCCTAAACCAAATTACTCGCTATATACTGCCAATTACTATGGTATTGATATCGGGGTGTACTTCACAATCAGACATTCCATTTCCGGTTGAAGTAGGGGTAAAACCAGAAAGTGTTACAAAAGGGTTTGCCGGAAATTACTACGTAACTGTAATGAACGGAGGCGAAGAAGGTGATGGTGAAGTAGTTGAAATTTCTACCAGTGGCATAAAAGTATTTGCCGAGGGTTTTAATGAGCCCAAAGGTATTGTTCATTTAGATGACCACCTGTATTTTTCGGATTTAACCCGTATCTGGAAAGTTGATAAAGATGGCAATGCGACCATTTTTATTGATAAAGAAGATTTTCCCGAAGAAGTTCTGTATTTAAATGATGTTGCAGTGGATGCTGAGAACAATGGTATTTATGTTACGGATATGGGAGCAACCAAATATATGCGTGATGAAAATAACGAACTGTGGCCACTGGACAGTGAAAAAGCAAAATTGGTCCCACAATTCGGACGTATTTACCATTTAGCCCTAGATGGTCAAGTATCCATAGCACAGGACACCTCGCCACTAATGTTGAACCCGAATGGTGTAGGGGTCGACAACAATGGTGATATTATGGTGGGTGCATTTTTCCTGGGTAATTTTTTAGTAAAAAAGGATGGAGAACTAACACCGCTTAAAGGTCTGTTTAGAGGCGCTGATGCGGTAGAACAAGATAGTAAGGGCAATTATTATGTAAGTAGTTGGGCTGCGGGTACAGTTTGGAAAATAGATGGAAAAACTGAAGAATCAACCGTATTGATTGATGGCCTGCAATCTGCCGCGGATTTTTATTTGGAGGAAGACAAAGGTCGACTACTCCTACCTGATATGTTGGCAGGCAAGGTCTACGAAGTTGATATCAACAGGTAA
- a CDS encoding TonB-dependent receptor translates to MKKIFNHSELSATLLKFDLKMRLTVLLLFTALVGLHANDSYAQKTKVSLNVENASVQEILDDIESKTKFNFVYNTEHVNLQRKLSLHIQKEHIEKVLNRLFLNTETNYKVKGTQVVLWRDQKAKNAKKPVINPVPVMNKMVQLTVTGTVTDPDGIPLAGASILEKGTTNGVQTDFDGNFSINVSEANATLVSSYIGYSTQEIALNGQTTLSIMLAESAVAMDEIVVVGYGSVQKSDLTGAVASISSEDLGDRQATSVAGLIQGRAPGVDATGGKIRIRGITTFNNTDPLVVIDGFLGGDLSTVNPNDIENIEVLKDASSTAIYGSRGANGVILVTTKSGRKGAMKVNVNFWSGLKSTTNKRDVLNANQYIDYVHDALNNAGQTIPPKLLTDEVRVDRNDWQDLIFQTGHSSEINASFSGGTEKATYYFGVSHRDDENIIIGSSNKATYLRTKNSFEIKPWLDLNVNAALSYKTIKGASPSYIGMLGYMPYKEIYDENQIGGYTDVDRINDASDVSNPLTVPNKVNPETNTLAYQTQLNLKIKPFKGFSYTIQAGLKGDFERFFQWQDEYVSAGSHNVNTMMESSSYFYSPIVESYLNYTNQFGDHNVSALLGNTWQDGVQGGGIGIGATGYATNEIKLLSVAGSPMQPTQDLFIDSRLSYFGRINYGFKSKYLMTFNMRADASPNFSPNNRWGKFPSLSLAWKLDEESFLRDNEVINQLKLRAGWGKSGNDAIGQYRYLSSVFSQGVGYPLGINQEYQQGASVVQNASPEIKWETTESLTVGVDFGLFNNTLTGTVEYFEKQTDDILFAVPSPLSLGYGSGQDGGTIDGNAIVNAASVSNKGFEFLLGKRGDIGEKISYDISANYTFQENVVTGLGLGQPFLSGVSRTEKGRPIGYFYGYEADGIYMTQAEIDAANADAVANGHDYFQEASTSAGDVKFRDLSGDGKIDGDDRTMIGNPIPKHLFGLNASLNIGQFDFNIFWQGVAKVDIYDEGYKWNRAGVRILNQETIVLNRWRSESEPGNGVQPRALSGDAVANTRPSTLMVQDAGYFRLKLMSLGYSFSDELTTKFGMSRFRIYASGENLLTLTKYDGFNPEIGGENLVRGVNQFTPPAARTVVLGIQISL, encoded by the coding sequence ATGAAAAAAATCTTCAACCACTCCGAGTTGAGTGCAACTTTGTTGAAATTTGACTTAAAAATGAGATTGACCGTATTGTTATTGTTTACTGCATTGGTTGGATTACATGCTAATGACAGTTATGCTCAAAAGACAAAGGTCTCATTGAACGTTGAAAATGCTTCTGTACAGGAAATTTTAGATGACATTGAATCAAAAACAAAGTTTAACTTCGTTTATAATACAGAACATGTAAACCTTCAAAGAAAACTATCCCTTCATATACAGAAGGAGCATATTGAAAAAGTGCTCAATCGATTATTCTTGAATACCGAAACCAATTACAAGGTAAAGGGCACCCAAGTCGTTTTATGGCGGGATCAAAAGGCGAAAAACGCTAAAAAACCGGTTATAAATCCTGTACCAGTTATGAACAAGATGGTTCAGTTAACAGTTACGGGAACTGTAACCGACCCAGATGGGATTCCCCTAGCTGGTGCAAGTATCCTTGAAAAAGGAACCACAAATGGTGTGCAGACCGATTTTGATGGTAATTTTTCCATTAATGTATCGGAAGCAAATGCGACGCTGGTATCTTCGTACATAGGATACTCGACTCAAGAAATAGCTCTTAATGGGCAGACCACTTTATCCATTATGTTGGCGGAAAGTGCTGTAGCCATGGACGAAATTGTAGTCGTTGGTTATGGGTCTGTTCAAAAAAGTGACCTTACAGGCGCGGTTGCCTCTATCTCATCAGAAGACTTGGGAGACCGTCAAGCAACAAGCGTAGCAGGTCTTATACAAGGACGTGCACCAGGTGTGGATGCGACGGGCGGTAAAATTCGAATCCGTGGTATAACTACGTTTAACAATACTGATCCACTAGTGGTCATAGATGGTTTCTTGGGAGGTGATTTATCCACCGTTAACCCTAATGATATTGAGAACATTGAAGTCTTGAAAGATGCATCGTCCACTGCAATTTACGGATCGCGTGGAGCCAACGGTGTAATATTGGTAACTACCAAAAGTGGTCGTAAGGGAGCCATGAAGGTAAATGTGAATTTTTGGAGTGGTTTAAAATCTACTACCAATAAGAGAGATGTTTTGAATGCGAACCAATATATTGACTATGTACATGATGCTCTTAACAATGCTGGACAGACAATTCCGCCTAAATTATTAACAGATGAAGTGAGAGTTGATAGGAATGACTGGCAAGACCTAATTTTTCAAACAGGTCATAGTTCGGAGATCAACGCTAGTTTTTCAGGAGGTACGGAGAAAGCGACCTATTATTTTGGGGTCAGCCATCGTGACGACGAGAACATTATAATTGGTTCTTCTAACAAAGCAACATACCTCAGGACCAAGAATAGTTTTGAAATAAAGCCATGGCTCGATTTGAACGTCAATGCGGCACTTAGTTATAAAACAATTAAAGGGGCAAGCCCTAGTTATATTGGTATGTTGGGATATATGCCTTACAAAGAAATTTATGATGAAAATCAAATAGGGGGATATACTGATGTGGATAGGATTAATGACGCTTCAGATGTATCCAATCCCTTGACTGTTCCAAACAAAGTGAATCCCGAGACTAATACGTTGGCTTACCAGACACAGCTTAATTTAAAAATTAAACCTTTTAAAGGGTTTAGCTATACCATCCAAGCAGGCTTGAAAGGTGATTTTGAGCGGTTTTTTCAATGGCAAGATGAATATGTTTCTGCTGGGAGTCATAATGTAAACACGATGATGGAAAGCAGTTCTTATTTCTATTCACCAATTGTAGAATCCTACCTTAATTATACAAATCAGTTTGGGGATCATAATGTTTCAGCTTTGTTGGGTAACACCTGGCAGGATGGTGTTCAAGGTGGTGGAATAGGAATAGGAGCTACTGGATATGCCACAAACGAAATAAAATTGCTTAGTGTGGCTGGTAGTCCAATGCAACCCACCCAAGACCTTTTCATTGATTCAAGACTATCATATTTTGGAAGGATAAATTATGGTTTTAAGAGCAAATACCTTATGACTTTTAATATGCGGGCAGATGCTTCACCTAACTTTTCGCCGAACAATAGATGGGGTAAGTTCCCTTCTTTGTCCCTAGCCTGGAAATTGGACGAGGAGTCTTTCCTAAGAGACAATGAAGTGATCAATCAGTTGAAATTGAGAGCTGGTTGGGGTAAATCGGGTAACGATGCCATTGGGCAATACCGTTATCTATCTTCTGTATTCTCTCAGGGCGTGGGATACCCGTTAGGCATCAATCAGGAGTATCAACAAGGTGCCTCGGTGGTGCAAAATGCCTCCCCGGAAATCAAATGGGAAACTACGGAATCGTTGACTGTTGGTGTGGATTTCGGACTGTTCAACAACACCTTAACCGGTACTGTCGAGTATTTTGAGAAGCAAACTGATGATATACTCTTTGCAGTACCTAGTCCATTGTCCTTAGGATATGGATCTGGGCAGGATGGAGGAACCATTGATGGAAATGCCATTGTAAATGCAGCTTCTGTTAGTAACAAAGGTTTTGAATTTTTACTTGGCAAAAGAGGGGATATAGGAGAAAAGATAAGCTATGACATCAGTGCAAATTATACATTTCAGGAAAACGTGGTTACTGGTTTAGGGCTTGGACAACCCTTTCTTTCAGGAGTTTCACGAACAGAAAAAGGCAGGCCAATAGGATATTTCTATGGGTACGAAGCAGACGGTATTTATATGACACAAGCAGAAATTGATGCTGCAAATGCCGACGCAGTAGCAAATGGCCACGATTATTTCCAAGAAGCCTCTACAAGTGCTGGGGATGTTAAATTTAGGGACTTAAGCGGTGATGGAAAAATTGATGGAGACGATCGTACCATGATCGGAAACCCAATTCCTAAGCATCTCTTTGGGTTAAATGCCAGTTTAAATATTGGACAATTTGATTTTAATATATTCTGGCAAGGAGTAGCAAAAGTTGACATTTACGACGAAGGTTATAAATGGAATCGTGCAGGGGTTAGGATCTTGAATCAGGAGACCATTGTGCTCAATAGATGGAGAAGTGAATCCGAGCCAGGTAACGGTGTACAACCAAGGGCCCTAAGTGGGGACGCAGTCGCAAATACAAGACCATCTACCCTTATGGTCCAGGATGCTGGTTACTTTAGGTTGAAGCTTATGTCTCTAGGCTACTCTTTTTCTGATGAACTTACAACCAAATTCGGAATGTCCAGATTTAGAATATATGCAAGTGGCGAAAATTTGCTAACGCTTACAAAATACGATGGATTCAACCCAGAAATTGGTGGAGAAAACCTTGTACGTGGGGTAAATCAATTTACTCCTCCTGCAGCAAGGACAGTTGTTTTAGGAATTCAAATAAGTCTTTAA
- a CDS encoding PKD domain-containing protein, with the protein MGQSTPSYKTSRDGRVFQVFQFPKDQMPRIDGDMSDWEIVPEDYIYGTDLLNDTEDGMGTDIPPEDLDVKVTIGWVKGMSRIYFKYEAYDDFWDFERFNPKGYLNDIFELVVDGDLSGGPFIKNPMYDQDELKWDPQTDAYIENHLNFSGVHAQNYHIYTPPVNNAWVLVWGSQPWISEFPRANYAYDFDFEHGESGTLQLEGWITPYDYAPHDGPQRAIESKLWENKVIGLSWSILDFDGGDRDGHVNLAHTVRMVSNASYLCSFKLMPLEDQFLEPIKAAWTYKVIDEEKGIVAFKDESVGKIDQWTWDFGNGDSSLVQDPIYRFEDKNVRTVITLEVKGPDGSSKRTRYWEVMIR; encoded by the coding sequence ATGGGTCAATCCACACCATCTTATAAAACCTCAAGGGATGGGAGGGTATTTCAGGTTTTTCAATTCCCTAAAGACCAAATGCCAAGAATTGATGGGGATATGAGCGACTGGGAAATAGTTCCGGAAGATTATATCTATGGAACCGATTTGTTAAATGATACAGAAGATGGAATGGGAACTGACATTCCGCCCGAGGACCTTGACGTAAAGGTTACCATAGGTTGGGTAAAGGGTATGAGCCGTATTTATTTTAAGTATGAAGCCTATGATGATTTTTGGGACTTTGAGCGTTTTAACCCAAAGGGTTATTTGAACGATATATTTGAACTTGTGGTTGATGGAGATCTTTCAGGTGGTCCTTTCATCAAGAATCCCATGTACGACCAAGACGAATTGAAGTGGGATCCCCAAACGGATGCCTATATCGAAAACCATTTAAATTTTAGCGGAGTACATGCTCAAAATTACCATATCTATACCCCGCCAGTAAACAATGCATGGGTATTGGTATGGGGAAGTCAACCTTGGATTTCCGAATTTCCCAGGGCCAACTACGCTTATGATTTCGATTTTGAACACGGCGAAAGTGGGACATTGCAATTGGAAGGCTGGATCACACCTTATGATTATGCACCCCACGATGGGCCTCAAAGAGCCATAGAATCTAAATTATGGGAAAACAAAGTCATCGGACTCTCCTGGTCCATATTGGATTTTGATGGAGGTGATAGAGATGGCCATGTAAACCTTGCCCATACCGTTAGGATGGTGAGCAATGCCTCGTATCTATGCTCCTTTAAATTAATGCCATTGGAAGACCAGTTTCTGGAGCCAATTAAAGCTGCATGGACGTATAAGGTTATTGATGAGGAGAAGGGAATAGTGGCCTTTAAAGATGAATCTGTTGGCAAAATTGACCAATGGACATGGGATTTTGGTAATGGTGATAGTTCCTTGGTACAAGACCCAATTTATAGGTTTGAGGACAAGAATGTACGCACGGTCATTACCCTAGAGGTGAAAGGCCCCGATGGCAGTTCCAAACGCACCCGATATTGGGAGGTGATGATTCGCTAA
- a CDS encoding c-type cytochrome: protein MSSLKVYFSKLLWISITLVFLTGCDQISNLPEGDIDNGGLFLPDRFEALVVVDSIGNARHLAVNDNGDIYVKLTSAKQDSGNVAIRDINRDGKGDKIAYFGDYPAEEGYGPTSMRIYNGYIFYSTKDAVYRQKITPGTLVPESKREVVLKYEIYTSHIAKTLAFDDDGNMYVNFGSLTDNCQEEDRTPLSPGQYPCLELAKHAGIWKFDADKINQTQQDGVRYATGLRDGIAMDWNHATNSLFVLEHGRDDMHRIWPSLYSEWESAMLPAEEFLEIKEGANGGWPYYYYDQIQNKRVVSPEYRDVDLEVKVSDVVDPIIGFPGHWAPNDLFFYTGNQFPDRYKNGAFIAFHGGGRRAPYPTGGFIVCFVPYVNGELSKSFEIFADGFIGESYNDGMGPSAYRPMGIAMGPDGSLYIGDSRKGKIWRIMYKGDKDDFSESQLSKMEERKALTHIRNPHEINDNLNYRLADEGQRIYNTYCIACHKADGKGDGNRYPPLAGSDWVTGDKNRLIKAVLEGLEGPITVNGKTYNDLMPKMDFLNDEDIAKVLTYIRMNLNEDVGGVQEREVARVRNGTQGEQH, encoded by the coding sequence ATGTCATCATTAAAAGTATATTTCTCCAAACTATTATGGATTTCCATAACACTTGTCTTCCTTACTGGCTGTGATCAAATATCAAACCTGCCAGAAGGCGATATCGACAACGGAGGACTTTTCTTGCCAGACAGGTTTGAAGCTCTGGTTGTGGTAGATAGTATTGGCAATGCCCGGCATCTGGCCGTGAATGACAATGGAGATATTTATGTTAAGCTTACAAGTGCTAAACAAGATTCGGGCAATGTAGCTATCAGAGATATAAACAGAGACGGTAAGGGAGATAAAATCGCCTATTTTGGGGATTATCCCGCGGAGGAAGGTTATGGTCCAACAAGTATGAGGATTTACAATGGGTACATTTTTTATAGTACCAAAGACGCTGTTTACAGGCAGAAAATAACCCCTGGTACATTAGTGCCGGAAAGCAAAAGGGAAGTTGTTCTCAAATATGAAATTTATACTTCACATATAGCTAAAACCCTTGCCTTTGATGACGATGGAAATATGTATGTCAATTTCGGGTCATTAACTGATAATTGTCAAGAGGAAGATAGAACTCCTCTTAGCCCGGGTCAATATCCCTGTCTTGAACTGGCAAAGCATGCTGGAATTTGGAAGTTTGATGCTGATAAAATCAATCAGACTCAGCAAGATGGAGTTAGATATGCCACTGGACTTAGAGACGGAATTGCCATGGACTGGAATCATGCTACTAATAGTTTGTTTGTGTTGGAACATGGTAGGGATGATATGCATAGAATATGGCCCTCCCTTTATTCAGAATGGGAAAGTGCAATGTTGCCGGCTGAAGAATTTTTGGAAATCAAGGAAGGAGCCAATGGAGGATGGCCCTATTACTACTATGATCAGATACAAAATAAAAGAGTGGTGTCCCCCGAATACAGAGATGTGGATTTAGAAGTAAAAGTTAGTGATGTAGTAGATCCTATAATCGGTTTTCCTGGACATTGGGCGCCAAACGACCTTTTCTTTTATACCGGAAATCAATTTCCAGACCGTTATAAAAATGGGGCGTTTATTGCTTTTCATGGTGGAGGTCGTCGAGCTCCCTATCCTACAGGAGGTTTTATCGTATGTTTTGTGCCATATGTAAATGGAGAACTTTCAAAATCCTTTGAAATTTTTGCTGATGGATTTATAGGAGAATCGTATAACGATGGCATGGGACCTTCAGCGTATCGGCCGATGGGCATTGCAATGGGACCTGATGGTTCCTTGTATATTGGTGATAGCCGAAAAGGGAAAATCTGGCGAATCATGTACAAAGGTGATAAAGATGATTTTAGTGAAAGTCAGTTAAGCAAGATGGAAGAGCGTAAAGCACTTACGCATATCAGGAATCCCCATGAAATCAATGACAATCTTAACTATCGTTTGGCAGATGAGGGCCAGAGAATTTATAATACTTATTGTATTGCTTGCCATAAGGCAGATGGTAAAGGGGACGGGAACCGTTATCCACCATTAGCAGGGTCAGACTGGGTAACTGGGGATAAAAACAGATTGATAAAAGCGGTATTGGAAGGCCTTGAAGGTCCTATAACGGTAAATGGAAAGACCTATAACGACTTGATGCCAAAAATGGACTTTTTGAACGATGAGGATATTGCCAAGGTATTAACGTATATCCGGATGAACTTAAACGAAGATGTTGGAGGAGTTCAGGAGAGAGAAGTGGCAAGGGTTAGGAATGGTACACAGGGCGAACAGCACTAG